The Gemmobacter aquarius genome contains the following window.
TCGGTGATCGTGCGGGTCAAGAGGTCAAGCCGTCCGGTCGAGGATTTGGCATTGGCGACCGCTGTGATGCCTTGGGGCAGGGCCAACCCTTCCATCAGCGGAATCACATAGACGCAGCCCTTTTCCAGCACCGCGCCTTGGGTCAGATCGACCCTGTGCATCTCGAATTCGGCAAGCCGTTCGGCCACCGTGCGCCCCTGTCCGGCAAGGAAGGACGCCCGCACACGGTAGGCGATGGTTCCAAGACGCAGATCGAGGCTGGCAGGCTGCACCTGCGCTTCGGTCACCGGTTGGGCAGAGGTGATCGAGCCCGCCGCCACCATAGCGCGGATCGCTTGACCCGGAAGCACGCCAGTCGTCACCATGTCACACTCCAAGGTCTGAAAACGGAACCGCCCGCGCTGCCGGTTGGCAGGCGGGCGGTTTCGGTGTTGGTCGGGCCGGAGAGATTCGAACTCTCGACCTTCCGCCCCCCAGACGGACGCGCTAACCAGGCTGCGCCACGGCCCGACACGGCGTCTTCATACCGCTTTTCCGGGCAGGGGCAAGCGGGAAAGCGCATGGCAAAGACAATCACCGCGACCTGCGGCGTACGCCCTTTGCAAGCCGTGCCCGCAGGTCGAGCATCCGCTCGCGCAGGGCGGCAAGCTCGGCGCTGCGATGGGCCACATCCTGCGGGGCGACCATGCGGAGCCGCATCATGACGCTGCTTTCGCCATGACTTTCAAGGGTATGGCCCGGTTCGTCAGGTGACTCGTCTGCGGTGTCATCGCCCGATTCGTCATAGCGGTCCGATGCCGTGTTTCCGGCTGCAGTGCTGCCGTCATCTTCTCGCGGGGCGTCTTGGCCGGCAATTGCGCCACGATCGGGGCCATGCAGCATCACCGGTTCGGGCAGGGGGGCTTCGTCGGCTTCGACAAAGGGGGCTTCGGGCGCATCTTCCTCTACGGCCCCCAGATCGAGCGGAATCTGCGCCGACCGCCCCTCGGCGCGGGCAAGGGCCGCTTCCAGCGAAATCACCTGTGCGGTCTGAACTTCGGCCACCTCGGCCACCGGTTCGGGGTCTGTCGCAGGGCCGAGCGCGCGCGCAAGCACGGCTTCGATATCAGCCTCGGGCTGGGGCAGGGCGGTCAAGCCGCCCAGTGTCGCAACATGCCGGACGCCCTGTTCGCGCAAGATCTTCTGAACGCCACGGATCGTGACCCCTTCGTCATGCAAAAGCCGCTTGATCCCCGCGAGCAGGGCCACATCGGCGGGCCGGTAATACCGCCGTCCGCCCGCCCGTTTCACCGGCCGGACCTGCGGAAACCGGCTTTCCCAGAACCGCAGCACATGGGCGGGCGTGTCGAGTTGCTCGGCCACCTCGCTGATGGTGCGGAAGGCGTCGGCTGACTTTTCCATCCGCGCGTTCGTTCCTTACTTCTTCGACCCGGCTGCCACCCGGTCCTTCATCAGATGCGACGGGCGAAAGCTCAGCACGCGGCGCGGGCTGATCGGCACCTCGTCCCCCGTCTTGGGGTTGCGGCCGACCCGGGCCGTCTTGTCACGCACCGAAAAGGTGCCGAACGAGGAAATCTTGACCGTGTCGCCCGAAGCCAGTGCCTCGGACATGTGTTGCAGCACGCTTTCCACCAGCGCCGCACTTTCGTTGCGCGACAGACCGACCTCGCGGAACACCGCTTCGCTCAGATCCATCCGCGTCAGAGTCTTCTCGCTCATCACCGCCACTCCCCGAGGTTAAGACCAAAGGATGTGCGGTTTCATTTCTCAAGTCAATATCAACCACTTGGCGGGCTGTTTTCAGCCAAGGCTTACCAGCGGATAACGACCGATCCCCAGGCCAGTCCGCCACCGATGGCTTCGGTTACCAACAGATCGCCGCGCTTGATCTGGCCACGCTGCTTGCCCACCGAAAGCGCCAGCGGGATCGATGCGGCTGACGTGTTGCCGTGGTCCTGCACCGTCACAACCACGCGGTCCATCGGCACCTGCATGCGTTTTGCGGTGCCTTCGATGATGCGGATATTGGCCTGATGCGGCACGATCCAGTCGACATCGCCCCCCGTAAGCCCGATCTTGTCGAGCGCGGCATGGGCAGTTTCTGCAAGCTTTTCAACGGCATGGCGGAAAACTTCCTTGCCCTGCATCCGCAAGTGCCCGGTCGTGCCGGTCGACACGCCACCATCGACGTAAAGGATGTCCTTTTGCCGTCCGTCGGAATGCAGGTCGGTCGCAAGAATGCCGCGGTCTGCGGTCGTGCCGTCTCCGACAGCCTTTTCCAGCACAACCGCACCGGCCCCGTCACCGAACAGCACGCAGGTGGAACGGTCGCTCCAATCCATCAGCTTCGAGAAGGTTTCGGCGCCGATCACCAGCACCCGTTCCGCCTGACCCGACAGGATCAGCGCATTCGCATTGGCCATGGCGAAAACGAATCCGGCGCAAACCGCCTGCACGTCAAAGGCAAAACCCCGCGTCATGCCGATATTGGCCTGAATCATCGTGGCCGCCGAAGGAAACGTCAGGTCGGCGGTCGAGGTGGCAAGGATGATCGCGTCGATATCGTCGGCCACCAGCCCCGCATCCGCCAAAGCCGCCTGCGCCGCCCGTGTGCCGAGGTCGGATGTCGTCTGGCCTTCGGCTGCGAAATGCCGCCGCTCGATTCCCGACCGCGACCGGATCCATTCGTCGGTGGTTTCGACCAGTGATTCCAGTTCGGAATTCGGAACCAGCCTTTCGGGCAGATAATGCCCGACGCCTGCGACAACGGCGCGTATCGTCATTCGGTGGTCCCGCCCTCTGCCCCCGCAGGGGCGCCCTTTGCGGCGGCATCCTGCCCCGCCTGTTCGGCCGACGCAACCCGCGCCGCCAACCGTTCCAGAAAGCCCGACTCGGCCAGTTGATAGGCCAGCCGGATCGCTGCCGCCACGCCCGTCGCATCGGCCGAACCGTGCGATTTCACCACCGTGCCGTTCAGGCCAAGGAACACCCCGCCATTGGCGCGGCGCGGATCGATCCGCTTTTGCAGCCGTTTCAGGGTTCCCAGTGCCATAATCGCCGCCAGCTTCGACCAGAGCGAGGCGTTGAACTCCTGCCGCAGGAAATCGGCCACAAGTTTGGCCACGCCCTCGCCGGTTTTCAGCGCGATATTGCCTGTAAAGCCGTCGGTCACGATCACATCGACCCGGTCCGACGGAATATCGCTGCCTTCGACAAAGCCGACATATTCGAAATCGCCGGTGTGCTGGAACGCGACCAGCCGGTCATGCGCCTCTTTCAACTCGGCGCCGCCTTTATGTTCTTCGGTGCCGACGTTCAGCAATCCCACGCGCGGGCGGGCCAGTTTCAGCCCGTTGCGGGCATAGCTTGCCCCCATCGTTGCGTATTGCACCAGATCGTCGGTGTCGGCCTTTATGTCGGCCCCCATGTCGAGCATGACATTAAAGCCCGTGGGGTTGCGGCTGGGCCAGAAACTGGCGATCGCCGGGCGTTTGATGCCCGGCAGACGGCGCAGCCGGATCATCGAAACCGCCATGAGCGCGCCGGTATTGCCGCAAGACACCGCCACGGTCGCATCGCCGCGCTTGACGCTTTCGATGGTCGACCACATCGACGTGCCTTCGCCGTTGCGCATCACCTGCGCGGGCTTGTCGTGCATCGTCACAACGCGCGCGGCATGGCACAACGTCACACGACCCGCCAAGGCAGGTTCGCGCGCGATCATCGGGCCAAGTTCGGACTCGTTGCCATGCAAAAGGAAGGCAATCTTGGGAAAGGCCGCAACAGACAGAACAAGACCGGCAACCACCGCTGCCGGTCCGCGATCTCCGCCCATGGCATCGACCGAAATGACAATAGAAGCCATCTGCGCCGCAGTATCGGTTTCCGGAAGGTGTCCGTTGGCCATAATGCGACGCGGGGTCAGAGGCGGCTTACGCCGCGTCCTCGTCCAGATCGACGTCTTTCGTCACGGCGACGATTTCGCGGGCATCGTAATGACCGCACGCCGGGCAAACGTGGTGCGGGCGCTTCAGATCGCCACAGTTCGAGCATTCCTGCGGATTGCCGGCGACCAAAGAGTCGTGCGAGCGGCGCATGTTGCGGCGCGAACGGGTGACTCGGTTCTGAGGGACAGCCATGTCTCAACCTCGGGTAGCGGGGACATGCCCCTGGATTTTACTTTGCGATCAGTGGTTTGCCGGGCAAATCCCCAGCGTGTTCCAGCCATCGAACGAGGCGCGGAAAATAGCGGGATTTGGCACGGGCGCAAGCCCCTTTATTGCCTTCCTGCGCGATGGGCTCAAACGGCCATCACGCATCGGTGTCGCCGCCGCCAAGACGGTCCTTCAACGCCGCCAGACCGGCAAAGGGGCGAAGATCCTCGTCGCGCAAGGGTGCTGCACCGGGGGCGGTGAAGACCGCCTCGCCCAGTTCCACGCCCGGCGCACGCGGATAAAGCGGCAGCGCCAGCGCCAGCGCCTCCATCGCCACAAGCCCAAGGTCGATCACCTCGGGCAGGGGTTCTTTGGTGTCATCTTCGGGCATCTCGGCCTCTTCGGCGTCGGGATAGATGAAATCGGCATCGTAATGGCGCTTCACCGCATCGCGCAGCGGTGTCACCACGGGGACCAGCGTGATCGAACAGGGCTGGTCTACCGTCGCCTCCATCTCGGCTTCGAGCGTGAAGTTGCTGCGCCCTGCGGCCCGCAACTCGCCCCGGAAACGAAACGCGGGGATGGCGTTTATCCCCAGTTCCACCGCCATCGCCGCCCGCACCGCCGCATCGGGGCGCAGATCGAACCGCGTCGGCTTGCGGTTCGGCAGGGCCGCCACGCGCAAGGGATGCGACAGCGCGGGGGCCGGTGTCTGTGCTGCGTCTGTCATGTCCATATCCTTTTTGCCTTCGGGCGTGGCGTGCAACTCTGCCCCTTGGGCCCCGTTCCATTCTTGAACAGCGGGCTTGTTGTCTGTAAGCCAAGAGCAAGCGCTGCTTGGGCCTCCTTGGGTTGGGCAATAGCGTGTCTTTCGGGCGCGTGACAAGTCGGGGCGAAAAAGCGATGGGGATGGGGATGGGTTTCAATTCGGCAAAGCGGGGCCTGCGGGTCGCACTGGTCGGCCTTGTGCTGGTTGTCGTAACCGCCTGCACCACGCTTTACCGCAACCACGGCTACGTTCCGACCGACGAGGAGCTTGCCGCCGTCAGCATCGGCGACACCCGCGATCAGGTCGACGCAAAGATCGGCCGCCCCACAACTTCGGGCCTGCTGAACGATGTGGGCTGGTTCTACGTGCAAAGTCGTTTCTCCTATCGCGGCGCTTTCGAGCCGAAAGAGATCGACCGTCAGGTCGTGGCCGTGACCTTTACGGAAAGCGGCACCGTCGCGAATGTCGAGCGATTCGGGCTGGAACGCGGCAAGGTCGTGCCTTTGTCGCGCCGTGTCACCGAATCCAACATCAAGGGCATCGGGTTCATCAGCCAGCTTCTGGGCAGTTTCGGTCGCATCGGGCCGGGCATCATCGGCGCTCAATAAGCGGAACCCTCGCCCGCCCCGCGCCGTTTGGCAGGGCAGGGGCATCGTTACCCCGGATTTCAAACGGGGTGCGGATGACCCGCTCGCAGGTTTCCTTGACGGTGTTGGGTATTGCAACGCTTGTCCTGCTTATCGTCGCGCCGACGGTCCTGTTTGTGCTGGTCGCAGCCGTGCTGCTTGCGCTTTTCCTGCGCGGGGGCGGCAGCTTGCTTTCGCGTCATCTGCCGGTCGGTGACAAGGCGGCTGTCGGTCTGTTCATCCTTGCCCTGCTTGTGACCATGGTTGCCCTGTCGCTGGCCTTTGCCCCCGCCATTTCCGACCAGATCGACGAGCTGTCCACCAAACTGCCCGAGGCGTTCCAATCGCTGCGCCAACGCATCGAATCCGTGGGCTGGCTGAACCGGGCGCTTGACGCCGTTGTTCCGTCAGAGCTTCCCGGAGGCACGGCCGCAAGCACGGTTTCGACCGGCCTTGCCAGCGGGCTTGCGGCAATCGGCGGCTTCGTCGTCCTTGGCTTCGTCGGCCTTTACGCGGCCCTGGACCCGCAGCTTTATCGCAACGGCCTTGTCAGCCTGCTTTCCCCCGAAATCCGCCCCCGCGCAAATCAGGTGCTGGACGAATTGGCGCAAACGCTGCGGGGCTGGATTCTGGCGCGGCTGTTTTCGATGGCCGTGGTCGGGGTTCTGACCACGCTTGGCCTGTGGGCGGCGGGCATTCCGCTTGCCCCGGCGCTTGGTTTCATCTCGGCGCTTCTGGGGTTCATTCCCAACCTTGGCCCCGTGCTGGCCGCCGTGCCTGCGATGATGCTGGCGGCGGTGCAGGGCGGCCATTCGGTCGCCATCGTCGCGGGCATCTACATCGCCGTCCAGACGATCGAGACCTATGGCCTGACCCCCATCGTCGAACAAAAACAGGTGTCGCTGCCGCCCGCGCTGGTGCTGGGCGCGCAGCTTTTGATGGGCAGCCTTTATGGCGTCTTCGGCCTTGCCATCGCCTCGCCCCTTGCCGCGATCACGCTTGTGTTGCTGCGCGAGGTCTATGTGGGCGATTATCTGGAAGGCGGGGCTTAGAACGGGGGGCCTAGGCTTCGGGTTCGAACTTCAGCGCGACCCCGTTGATGCAATAGCGCAGTCCGGTCGGGGCAGGGCCGTCGGGGAACACGTGGCCCAGATGCGCCTCGCAGCGGTTGCAATGCACTTCGGTGCGGCGCATCCAGAGCGTGCGGTCTTCCTGCTCGGCCACCATCTCGGGGTCGAGTGGGGCGTAAAAGCTGGGCCAGCCGGTGCCGCTGTCGAATTTGGTGCGGCTTTCGAACAGGGGCGCACCACAGCAGACGCAAAAGAACGTCCCTGCCTCCTTGGGGAAGTTGTCATGGGTAAAGGCCCGCTCGGTCGCATGCTTGCGCGTGACCTTATAGGCGAGTTCCGGCAATTCGGCGCGCCATTCGGCATCCGATTTGATCACCTTGTCCATCGTGGTCCGTTCCTTGTCCTGCGGCGACACCCCTTGCAGGCATCACCGTCTCGCCGTCATATCTAATCCCCGAGACCCCGAACGCCAAGTGACGAGAGGCGCTTTTCCGTGCCACAGACCGCGCCCCCGATCCAGTCCCCCCCGATCCCCTCCTCCCCGATCCTTTCGCCCCCGATCCTTTCGCCGCTGCGTCTGGGCCGGTTCGTCCTGTCGGAATGTGCCGGTGAACGCGACGGCCCTGCACAATCGCTTCGCGCGCTGTGTTTTCGCGACGGCAGAAGCGACCGCGACGATCTCGACCCCGCCTGCCGGCATTTCATCGTGACCCATGGCGCGGATACGGTCGCGGCCTTCCGCGTCCTTCTCTTGCCCGACATGGCAGGGATCGAGGCCAGCTATTCCGCCCGCTTCTACGACCTGTCGCGCCTTGCCGGGCTGACCGGCCCCGCGATGGAGCTTGGCCGCTTCTGCCTGCATCCCGACTGGCATGACCCCGACATCCTGCGCCTTGCATGGGCGGGGCTGACGCGGCTTGTCGATGCGGGCGGTGTCTCGGTCCTGTTCGGCTGTTCGTCGTTTTCCGGCACCGACCCGACACCGCATCTGGATGCCTTCGCCCGCCTTGCCCGCCACCACCTTGCCCCAGAGGCCAGCGCCCCCCTTCGCAAAGGCGAGGTGCTTGATTACCCCGCTCTGACGCAAGATCACCCCGACGATCCCAAGGCCGCGCTTGCCGCCCTGCCACCGCTTCTGCGGACCTATCTGGCCATGGGTGGATGGGTCAGCGACCATGCGGTGATAGACCGCGACCTGCAAACCCTGCATGTCTTTACCGGCGTCGAGATCGCCCGCATCCCGCCCGCCCGCGCCCGCCTGCTGCGCGCCCTTGCCGACAGCGTCACCGACACTGTGATTGACCTTCCCGCCGCGCCAGACTAACCCCCCGCCATGGCACGCGCACCCCTTCTCCAGCTTTCCGGCATCACGCTGACCTTCGGCGGCAATCCGGTGTTCGACAACCTCGACCTTGTGGTCCAGCCCGGCGACCGAGTCGCCTTGGTCGGGCGTAACGGGTCGGGCAAATCCACCCTGATGAAGGTGATGGCGGGTCTTGTCGAACCTGACCAAGGCGTGCGCGTCGTGCCACCCGGCGTGACCGTTGGCTATATGGAGCAAGACCCGGATCTGTCGGGCTTTGAAACCTTGGGCGATTACGCCGCCAGCCAGTTGCCGGACGGCGAGGCGTACCGCGTCCCTATGGTGGCCGAGGGGCTGAAATTCACCCCCGAAACGCCCGTCGCCACCGCATCGGGCGGCGAACGCCGCCGCGCGGCGCTTGCCAAACTGCTGGCCGAAGCGCCCGAGTTGATGCTGCTGGACGAACCGACCAACCACCTCGACATTCAGGCCATCGAATGGCTGGAAGCCGAGTTGAAGGGCACGCGCACCGCATTTGTCCTGATATCGCACGACCGCGCCTTCCTGCGCGCGCTCACCCGCGCCACGCTCTGGATCGACCGCGGCGAAGTGCGGCGGCGCGAATCGGGCTTCGACGGGTTCGAGGAATGGCGCGAAACCGTCTGGGCCGAAGAAGACGACGCCCGCCACAAGCTGGAGCGCAAGATCAAGGCCGAGGCGAAATGGGCCGTCGAAGGCATCTCTGCCCGCCGCAAGCGAAATCAGGGCCGCGTGCGGGCGCTGGCCGTGCTGCGTGAAGAACGCGGCTCGATGATCCGCCGCCAAGGCACGGCTGCAATGGAGTTCGAATCGGGCACCACGTCGGGCAAGCGCGTGATCGAGGCCAAGGGCCTGTTCAAGACATTCGGTGAAAAGACCATCGTGCAGGGCTTTGATCTGCGCGTGCTGCGCGGCGACCGCGTGGCCTTTGTCGGTCCGAACGGCGTGGGCAAGACCACACTGCTAAAAATGCTGGTGGGCGAGGTCGCACCCGACCAAGGCACCGTGACGCTTGGCACCAACCTTGAAATCGCGGTTTTCGACCAGAGCCGCGCGCAGCTCGACCCCGAGGCGACGCTTTGGGACAACCTGACCGGCGATCCGACGATGCGGGTTTCGGGCGCTTCGGATCAGGTGATGGTGCGCGGCGTGCCCAAGCATGTCGTGGCTTACCTGAAAGATTTCCTGTTCGACGAACGGCAAGCCCGCGCGCCGGTGCGGTCGCTTTCCGGCGGTGAAAAGGCGCGGCTTTTGCTGGCCAAGCTGATGGCGCGGCCGTCGAACCTGCTGATCCTCGACGAACCGACCAACGATCTCGACGTCGAAACGCTCGACCTTTTGCAAGACATCCTTGGCGATTACGATGGCACCGTGCTTCTGGTCAGCCACGACCGCGATTTCATCGACCGCGTGGCGACTGCCACGGTAGCACTCGAAGGCAACGGCCATGCCACTGTCTATCCGGGTGGCTGGTCGGACTATGCCCAGCAACGCCCTACCGCGATGGCCGAAGCCCGCGAAGGGCTGAAAACGTCGCCCCAAGCCAAGCCCGCCGAAAAGCCTGCCGCCCCGAAGGCAGATGCGCTGACCTTTACCGAACGCAAGCGGCTTGACGAATTGCCCGCCCTGATCGAACGCACCGAGGCCGAGATCGCAAAGCTGAACGATTACCTTTCAGCCCCCGATCTGTTCACCAAGGAACCCGCAAAGTTTCGCAAAGCGACAGAGGCGCTGGCCGAACGCCAGACCGCACTCGCCGCCGCCGAAGCCGAATGGTTGAACCTTGCCGAACGTGCATAGGTTCCGCGCCATCACGAAAACCTGACCTTCATCAGAGTGTTAGGCGAAACCTTGCCGGATCGCCCGCCACGCCATGCGCGTTTCCGCGCAAAATCCCCATCCCTGCGCGCGTAGGGAAATGCCCCCATTGTTTCCCGATCCGGTAACGGACAGGTCTGTGTCATCTGGTAGCTCCACCTCCTTTATGAGGGCTGCCGATGGAACAAATGGAGACAGGTATGATGAAACTCGCAATCCTTTCGGTGGCCGTTCTTGGCGCCGCACCCGCCTTTGCCGGTGGTCCGGTGATCGTTGCCGATGAAGCTGTCGTGGCGACCCCTGCACCGATGATGCAGCCCGCACAGGGTGGCGAATGGGGCGGCTTTTACGGCGGTGCCCAGCTTGGCTACGGCAGCGTCAATGGCGACAGCGTCATCGACAACACGCTCGACCTTGGCGGTGACGGTCTGCTTGGCGGTGTCCACGCCGGTTACCGCATGGACTTTGGCACCTTTGTTGCCGGTGCGGAACTGGCCTATGACCTGACCGACATCAGCACCGATGACCCGATCGGCAATGCCAATTTCGACAACATGGCAAGCCTGAAACTGATGGGCGGCATCGACCTCGGCCAGTGGCTGGCTTACGGCACCGTTGGCATGACGCGCGTCGGGGCCGATTTCGGCGGCACCCTGTCGGGCGATGAAACGCTCGACGGCCGCTTCGCCGGTCTGGGCGCGGAATACGCGCTGTCCGACAGCCTGAGCGTAGGTGGCGAAGTGCTCCAGCACAACTTCGACAACGACGGTGCGGACTTCGACATGACCACGGTTCAGGCGCGGGTCAACTTTCGCTTCTGATCCTGCGGGGTGTTTCGGGGAACGGGCGGGGCGAAAGCTCCGCCCGTTTCACATCAATTCAGCCACCACCTGCGGAATCATCATCACATCGTCGCGCGTGCAATCGAACTGCCCGACCTGAACACGGATGACGTAGCGCCCCTGATGCCGCGTCTGGGTCAGGTAAATCCGCCCGTCATCGTTGATCCGCGCCAGCAACGCCTCGGTCGCGGCATCGGTTTCCAGCGCAAAGGTGAACAGCGACAGCGACGGTTCGGTGACAATCTCGACCCCGTTTATCGCCGCCAGCGCATCGCGCGCGTCAAGCGCCCAAGCCACATGGTTGCGGATACGCCCGCGCAAGCCGTCCATCCCGTAAGCCCGCAGCGTGAACCAAAGTTTCAGGGCCCGGAACCGCCGACCAAGCGGCACGGTCCATTCGTTGAAATTGGTGATCTCCTCGCGCCCCGCCGTTTCCAGATAGGTGGGCCGCAAGCCCAGCGTCCGGATCTGCGGCGCGGGGTCGGCCAGAAACTGCACCGCGCAATCGAACTGCGCGCCCAGCCATTTATGCGGGTTGAACACGATGGAATCCGCGCCCTCGATCCCTAGCCAAAGCGCGCGAAACTCGGGGCAGATCATCGCCGACCCCGCCCAAGCCGCATCGACATGCACCGGCAGGTCATTGGCCCGCGCCACCGCGATGCAATCGGCGATCCGGTCGAATGCGCCCACCGATGTTCCGCCTGCACAAAGCACCACACCGGCAGGCAGGAACCCCGCCGCACGGTCCGCCGCAATCGCCCCCGCCAAGGCACCGGGTTTCATCGACAAGCGCCCGTCGGTCGGCACCTTCACAAGGTTTTCCTGCCCGATCCCTGCGATCCGCACCGCCTTGTCCACGCTCGAATGGGTCTCGGCGCTGGCATAGATCCGCAGGCGCGGCTGGCCCGACAGGCCCGCTTGCAGGCCAGCCCAGCCCAAAGCCGCCTCGCGCAGTGTCAGCACCGCCGAAAGCGTTGCCGTTGTCGCGCTGTCATGGATCGTGCCGGTAAACGTCTCGGGCAGGCCCAGGCCCTGCGCCAGCCAGCGCACCATCACCTGTTCCACCTCGGTCGCCGCCGGAGAGGTTTGCCACAGCATCCCCTGTGCCGCGATGGCATTGGCCAGTTGCTCGGCCAGCATCGAGGCGGGCGAGGCATTGGCAGGGAAATAGGCAAAGAAGCGCGGATGCTGCCAATGGGTCATGCCGTCGGGGATGATCCGCTCGAAATCGGCGAAGATCGTCTCCATCGGCTCGGGCTGTTCCGGCGGGGTAGGGGGAAGCTGCGCTGCAATCGCACCGGGCACCAGTGCCGCACGCACCGGCCGGTCGCGCAGGCCCGCATGGTACCCATGCGCCCAATCCGCCGCCCGCTTCGACCAGTCGCGCAGATCATCGTGGTTCATCGCAGCCTCCCGTTTCGGGCGCGAGAAGGCCACGCCGGCCACGGCAGCGCAAGCCTTGCCAACGGATAGCATTTCCAACCCGCACCGAAGTTGCTAGACCGCGCGCATGACTGCAAAGGGGCCAGCCATGCCGACGATCCGCCCGACGATCCGCCTGTACAATTCCAAGACCCGCCGGAAGGAAGATTTCCGCCCGCTGGATGACCAGAACGTGCGCCTGTATGTCTGCGGCCCCACCGTCTATGACCGCGCCCACCTTGGCAATGCCCGCCCCGTGGTGGTGTTCGACACGCTTTTCCGCCTGCTGCGCCATGTCTATGGCGCGGATCACGTGACCTATGTTCGCAACTTTACCGACGTCGATGACAAGATCAACGCCACCGCCCTTGCGCGGCAAAAGGCGGGGGCGAAGGGCACGCTGGAAGAGCTGATCGCCGAACGGACCGAAGAAACCATCGGCTGGTATCACGCCGACATGGACGCGCTCGGGGCGCTGCGCCCGACCCACGAACCCTGCGCGACCGCCTATATCGGGCCGATGATCGCGATGATCGAGACGCTGATCGCGCGCGGCCACGCCTATGCGAAAGACGGCCATGTGCTGTTCCGCGTGCGGTCCTATGCCGCCTATGGCGCGCTGTCGGGCCGGTCGGTCGACGACATGATCGCAGGCGCGAGGGTCGAAGTCGCCCCCTTCAAGGAAGACCCGATGGACTTCGTGCTGTGGAAGCCTTCGGACGCCGAAACCCCGGGATGGGACAGCCCTTGGGGCAGGGGCCGCCCCGGCTGGCATATCGAATGCTCGGCCATGAGCTATGAATTGCTCGGGGCATCCTTCGACATCCACGGCGGCGGGATCGACCTGCAATTCCCGCATCACGAAAACGAACTGGCGCAAAGCTGCTGCGCCCACCCCGAGGCCGGTTTCGCATCGGTCTGGATGCACAACGAGATGTTGCAGGTCGAGGGCAAGAAGATGTCCAAGAGCCTTGGCAACTTCTTTACCGTGCGGGATCTGCTTAAGTCGACTTCGGAATCGATGGAGTTTCATCCGCGAAATGGAAGTGAAGTTCGCCTAGCTTTGCTCCTTTCTCACTATAGGGAGCCGATGGATTACAGCGTTTCTCGCAGAAATCAAGC
Protein-coding sequences here:
- a CDS encoding MerR family transcriptional regulator; this translates as MEKSADAFRTISEVAEQLDTPAHVLRFWESRFPQVRPVKRAGGRRYYRPADVALLAGIKRLLHDEGVTIRGVQKILREQGVRHVATLGGLTALPQPEADIEAVLARALGPATDPEPVAEVAEVQTAQVISLEAALARAEGRSAQIPLDLGAVEEDAPEAPFVEADEAPLPEPVMLHGPDRGAIAGQDAPREDDGSTAAGNTASDRYDESGDDTADESPDEPGHTLESHGESSVMMRLRMVAPQDVAHRSAELAALRERMLDLRARLAKGVRRRSR
- the ihfA gene encoding integration host factor subunit alpha, with protein sequence MSEKTLTRMDLSEAVFREVGLSRNESAALVESVLQHMSEALASGDTVKISSFGTFSVRDKTARVGRNPKTGDEVPISPRRVLSFRPSHLMKDRVAAGSKK
- a CDS encoding beta-ketoacyl-ACP synthase III, with protein sequence MTIRAVVAGVGHYLPERLVPNSELESLVETTDEWIRSRSGIERRHFAAEGQTTSDLGTRAAQAALADAGLVADDIDAIILATSTADLTFPSAATMIQANIGMTRGFAFDVQAVCAGFVFAMANANALILSGQAERVLVIGAETFSKLMDWSDRSTCVLFGDGAGAVVLEKAVGDGTTADRGILATDLHSDGRQKDILYVDGGVSTGTTGHLRMQGKEVFRHAVEKLAETAHAALDKIGLTGGDVDWIVPHQANIRIIEGTAKRMQVPMDRVVVTVQDHGNTSAASIPLALSVGKQRGQIKRGDLLVTEAIGGGLAWGSVVIRW
- the plsX gene encoding phosphate acyltransferase PlsX, which gives rise to MANGHLPETDTAAQMASIVISVDAMGGDRGPAAVVAGLVLSVAAFPKIAFLLHGNESELGPMIAREPALAGRVTLCHAARVVTMHDKPAQVMRNGEGTSMWSTIESVKRGDATVAVSCGNTGALMAVSMIRLRRLPGIKRPAIASFWPSRNPTGFNVMLDMGADIKADTDDLVQYATMGASYARNGLKLARPRVGLLNVGTEEHKGGAELKEAHDRLVAFQHTGDFEYVGFVEGSDIPSDRVDVIVTDGFTGNIALKTGEGVAKLVADFLRQEFNASLWSKLAAIMALGTLKRLQKRIDPRRANGGVFLGLNGTVVKSHGSADATGVAAAIRLAYQLAESGFLERLAARVASAEQAGQDAAAKGAPAGAEGGTTE
- the rpmF gene encoding 50S ribosomal protein L32, encoding MAVPQNRVTRSRRNMRRSHDSLVAGNPQECSNCGDLKRPHHVCPACGHYDAREIVAVTKDVDLDEDAA
- a CDS encoding YceD family protein, with the translated sequence MTDAAQTPAPALSHPLRVAALPNRKPTRFDLRPDAAVRAAMAVELGINAIPAFRFRGELRAAGRSNFTLEAEMEATVDQPCSITLVPVVTPLRDAVKRHYDADFIYPDAEEAEMPEDDTKEPLPEVIDLGLVAMEALALALPLYPRAPGVELGEAVFTAPGAAPLRDEDLRPFAGLAALKDRLGGGDTDA
- a CDS encoding outer membrane protein assembly factor BamE codes for the protein MGFNSAKRGLRVALVGLVLVVVTACTTLYRNHGYVPTDEELAAVSIGDTRDQVDAKIGRPTTSGLLNDVGWFYVQSRFSYRGAFEPKEIDRQVVAVTFTESGTVANVERFGLERGKVVPLSRRVTESNIKGIGFISQLLGSFGRIGPGIIGAQ
- a CDS encoding AI-2E family transporter yields the protein MTRSQVSLTVLGIATLVLLIVAPTVLFVLVAAVLLALFLRGGGSLLSRHLPVGDKAAVGLFILALLVTMVALSLAFAPAISDQIDELSTKLPEAFQSLRQRIESVGWLNRALDAVVPSELPGGTAASTVSTGLASGLAAIGGFVVLGFVGLYAALDPQLYRNGLVSLLSPEIRPRANQVLDELAQTLRGWILARLFSMAVVGVLTTLGLWAAGIPLAPALGFISALLGFIPNLGPVLAAVPAMMLAAVQGGHSVAIVAGIYIAVQTIETYGLTPIVEQKQVSLPPALVLGAQLLMGSLYGVFGLAIASPLAAITLVLLREVYVGDYLEGGA
- the msrB gene encoding peptide-methionine (R)-S-oxide reductase MsrB is translated as MDKVIKSDAEWRAELPELAYKVTRKHATERAFTHDNFPKEAGTFFCVCCGAPLFESRTKFDSGTGWPSFYAPLDPEMVAEQEDRTLWMRRTEVHCNRCEAHLGHVFPDGPAPTGLRYCINGVALKFEPEA
- a CDS encoding GNAT family N-acetyltransferase, which encodes MPQTAPPIQSPPIPSSPILSPPILSPLRLGRFVLSECAGERDGPAQSLRALCFRDGRSDRDDLDPACRHFIVTHGADTVAAFRVLLLPDMAGIEASYSARFYDLSRLAGLTGPAMELGRFCLHPDWHDPDILRLAWAGLTRLVDAGGVSVLFGCSSFSGTDPTPHLDAFARLARHHLAPEASAPLRKGEVLDYPALTQDHPDDPKAALAALPPLLRTYLAMGGWVSDHAVIDRDLQTLHVFTGVEIARIPPARARLLRALADSVTDTVIDLPAAPD